A segment of the Deltaproteobacteria bacterium genome:
AGCGGTCTCCGGGAACAAGATCGCCTTGCCGAATTTCCCGGCGCAGGATTTCAGCCAGTTGATGATAGAGCGGCATTGGCGAATTTCGATTGAGCATGGTGATTCTCCCGTCGTGGACATCAATATTTTGAAAAATCTGTAAAGTTGTCAAGACAAATTTTTCAAAATTCATGTGTTCACTGGTCGAACCAATAATTATATTGGATCTTGGGACTTGATTGTCATCGAGAAATCCAATAGGTCTTTTTTCAACAAGGAATCATTTTCACTAAGGAGATGTACCCCTCGGTGCATCTCTCGTGCACCTTAACAATGGAGGAAGTCATGACCGAAGAAATGGCCGCCGGCTGCACCAGACCCGTGGCAGAAGTCGGCGAGACACCTGCCGAGCCATCACTCCCAAAAGAAAAGACAAGCGTACACCAAGGAGGAAAAACAATGATCCAGGTCGGTCAAAAGGCTCCTGACTTCACGGCTCCGGCCTATTTTCAGGGCAAATTCACGTCTGTTTCCCTTTCCGCGCACTTGGGCAAATGGGTGGTTCTCTGTTTTTATCCTGGCGATTTTACGTTCGTCTGAGCGACCGAAATTTCGGCGGTCGCCGAAAAGCACGACGAGTTTGCTAAGCTGGGCGTTCAGGTCCTGTCCATGAGTACGGACAGCATGTTCGTCCACAAAATGTGGGTGGACCACGAATTGTCCAAGATGACCACTTCCAAGACAATCCCCTTTCCAATGCTCTCCGATCCAGGAGGCCGGGTCGGCCAAATCTACGGCGTGTATGATCCGGCCGGAGGAGTCGATGTCCGCGGGCGGTTCATCATCGACCCGGACGGCGTGGTCCAGGGCTTCGAGGTCCTGACTCCGCCCGTGGGTCGCAACGTGCTGGAGAGTATCCGCCAGATCCAGGCCTTCCAGGTCGTCCGCGAAAGCAAGGGCTCCAAGGCCACACCTTCGGGCTGGAAACCCGGCAAGCAGGTTCTCGAACCCAGCCCTGCCCTGGTCGGCAACGTCTGGAACGTCTGGAAGGTCGGCCAGGC
Coding sequences within it:
- a CDS encoding redoxin domain-containing protein, whose protein sequence is MTEEMAAGCTRPVAEVGETPAEPSLPKEKTSVHQGGKTMIQVGQKAPDFTAPAYFQGKFTSVSLSAHLGKWVVLCFYPGDFTFV
- a CDS encoding redoxin domain-containing protein gives rise to the protein MSTDSMFVHKMWVDHELSKMTTSKTIPFPMLSDPGGRVGQIYGVYDPAGGVDVRGRFIIDPDGVVQGFEVLTPPVGRNVLESIRQIQAFQVVRESKGSKATPSGWKPGKQVLEPSPALVGNVWNVWKVGQAFD